ATCTTATGACTGATAGAAAAACGAGGTAGAAGGCTGTAAGCCTGGTCCTGCATGTGTTGAATTTGACATGTGGAAGATGTCTCCTATGTATCCCTCTGGAGAGATCTAAACAGCTTTGACTATGCGTTATCACCAAAGTGCCACAACAACCTTTTGTGAGACTGTTAGTGATTAAAGCCTAAAAAGTGTGATATAAGATATTGCCCCAAATTACGTATATCTAATGACCTACGTTTGCAATAATGTTCTATCATGCTACAGCTTTGCACCCTGATCATTGAAAAatgttttccctttaaactcgTCAAATTCATGACTTGACTTACCACTGTAAAATCCAATAGCAGCCGGGTTCTGTGAAGTCATTTCATTTAGTGGGAAAGCACTTTAAAATAAGATTTACAACATGTATCATTATCATTAACTTCTCCAATGTCAATTATTTTGATATGGGGAATAAAcagtattaaaaaaatatattttgctTAACGAATCTTTTCTTCTTTCCCTTTTTTCCCTCCCGTCTTTCTGCATCACAGatgtatgtttgtgtctgtgccCTGTGTTAAGAATGCATTGATCATGAATGTGACCAATATGTGACATACATATTGGTGCACGCCCCCTTTACCGATTTTATAGATCGATGCTTGATCATGTGTATCTAAAAACTGCCAGCCCTCAGTTCTCTGCTCTCTTCTCTTCTTTCATGAACAACTCAAATAAATCAATGTACCACACCATCAAAGGCCTATTTGTACTGTAACATCTTCATATTTTATCCAGAGGACTTCAGTGATGGAGGAGTCTGCACGCTCCTCTCTCCACTGATGTGATGAGATCCTGTAATGACTGGGGAGAAGCCTGCAGCTCGAAGCGAATGTTTCCTGGAGAACAGCATCAGATCAGCCGGAGGGACGAACCCTGGAGGGATCAGACCAAGACGACTAGACAGAGCGCACTCGAGTCAGCAGGGGAAAACCCTCAGAGTTTGAGTGAGCTTTCAGACAGAATGAGGTTGTTGAGGTATAACATACAGACATGTATATTGTATATTGTATGACTCCATGTAATACTGTGTACCATATTGTTTGTATATGTAGCTGCGACTACTACTGTGTTCATTGTGTAGCGCTGTAGCACATGATTGTGATGTCACTACCTGGGGTATATGACAGTTGGAGTCACGCCCCTTCTTGTTCAGTCCTCAAGTGTCTTGACCAGTGTGCATCTAATAAATAACGCCGAGATGAATGGCTAAACTTCAACTGCTGAGAATAGTCACCTTTCTGCTGCAGAGAGACAAAAGGTATAAGTCTAAATCTGCTAACAGGTTATGTTAAGTACATAcaggagggagaaagagagaaaaacaACATTGTTGGGTTACACAGTTTATTAAAATGTGGTTACAGTTGACATATAGAaacattaataaaaaaataacaatagatccaacaattcaaatataaaaaaaagataCAAAGTCAATTCGATATACAGAACCGGCCAAAAACTCTAGATGAAGGTTGATAGAATGTACTGTATGAAGTATAATAATTAAAGTGAAACGTGTTGCTGCTGATGTAAGGGTGATAAACAACAAAGTTGGACCCTTTCCCTGTACACGGGTGTCATAAAAACATTGAACTCTCTGTTGCAAGGCTGCTTttatgtgtctgtctgtgattATCTAGTGTTCAAGGTATTTGTTTAACTAATGAAAGCCTTCACAGTGCTATTGAGAAACTATGTGAACAAATTGGAGCAATTTCAAGATGATCACATCAAGCATCAAGAGAGACTGAAAGCAGTTTCAATCATAAGCAGAACAATAGTTTCAATTGTACAGGCTTGGATCTATAACCTCCAGAACAATGTGTCAGGATTACCTAATGATAACGCTTTGAAAGGCATTTCACTGTGATCTCTTTGTGTTTTTCTCAATTCCAATTTGTTTGCATCTGTTATTGTGATGGTCTACGTTAGCAGAGCTTTCACACTGCCGTCCTCTGGATCCGTTCTCTCCCAGCCCTGTCGAATGCGTGTGAGGCTGCGGTCCACACAGGGTAGGAGGAGCAGCAGCTTTAGCACAATCAACACAGAGGGCACCACCAGAGATAGGAGGTAGCCTGGAGGAGTGAACCATTTGTACGAAGAGAGATAAAGGAACTTGTCCCAGCCGTACAGGTAAGTGTGCAAAGTACAGAAGAACACCGTCAGGTATCCCAGCTTGGACTAGAAGAGAGAAAAAACTGTTAGATAATCGCAGATTCACATATTTACAATATAAACAAAGAAGTCATTATTGTGTAATAGGCTCTAATCATTACAAAGACATAAGCATAAGTGTTACGTAAATTGATATTATTCAACCATTGTAGAAGGTGCATTACAGGCACGTAGATTCAGTCCACACAAATGATCTGAACCTAAGGACTGTGGGGACGGATGATGTATGCCTCCCAAATTACATTTGATGAATAACTTAACATTTAAAGCACTGCTCTAATTTGGGTTGGAGTAAGGGAGAGTTGTGGAATGAGAAAATTAGCTTGGCATGACCCAGTTACATTTATGAATGCGATTGCTTCTTATAGTTTGGCTGATTTCATTTTTGATTGGTCAAAGTGGAAGAAGAGGTAAACTTCAAAAGAAAAATCTAAGGAATGATGGAAATATCCCCAACATGCTTTCAACAGATTAGTTCAAACTAGAAGTTATCCGACCCACTCTCACTGTTTTCCATTTGGGCAGAGAATCGCCCTCATCCGTCAATCTTGGCTAATGTACATGAGGTGATATTGTTGCGGATATTTTTTCTGCCTTTTTTCACAAACTTTAAAAGTCCAGTAGGTTCTCTGCACATGTACACACATTCACACCTATGTGTACTTCCAGTGGGCAAATTGTGTACGGATACACAACCTATTTAATATTATGAACATGTATCTCTGTGTTAACTGAATCATCAATCTGGTTGTCATTTGCAGCTTTTCAAGGGCACAGTGTAGAGGTAAGACAATCAGTTGTTTCAAATTATGTTTCCCAATGAGCTTGTTTAGTAATTTTATCAGGAGCTGATTCATGAAATATCATCAAAATGACTCTATAATAACCAACAAAGTGCttgtttttcattcattcaatattattttatttatgtggACTGAGAGTGCATGTGAAATATCTTGGCTACAAAGGGTgtgcatttttttaaattaaaatagtAGTGTAACATTTAAGTGCAAAGGCAATTTGAGAGTGTACAGTACACACATGTAccttttttaattgttttgctGTTCAAGTTTTGAAGATGTGAACAGAATACAATAGCAGCATTTTCATTTTAGGTTTGCATCGGTTATTTAAAGATCTTGTAATAACACTCAGCACAAACAAGGGAAAAGCTGTTTGGAAGATTACTTGGGTGACCATGAGGCCAGCACCAGTGGAAACTGTAATAAAAAAAACTGCATTCCTCCAGTTTAACCACCAGTATTTTTACTGTGCAAACAGGATGCAGAATTCAGCCAAATGTTGGCAGCTGTGAAGCATCCTGCAGAGCAGCTGAAGCTCACACACTAACACATCCAGATACCCTCATATCATATGACTCGGACAGACATGCCAGTATCTACCTGTATGAAGCTGaactctctccagctgagagcattGCTGACGGAGGGGAGAGAGCTTATTCCCAACAGGACAAACAGGCCAAATCCCAGAATCCCCATAGAGTAGAACGAGTCTGCACGCCAGGCCGTTGTGGTGTCAAATACTGACGTTCTGTTCTCCCTGATCTTAAAGGGGAAGTAAACAAGACAGAGAGATGTTTATAGCTGTACCGTTTCTGTACTAAACAGAACAGCATCATGCAAAATCATCTGATGTTATTGTTGTATATTGTTGTTCTTTTTGATGCAAACACAAAGCTTTAGATTTATCAAACACACATATTTTATACCTATAATATCTATGTCTTACCTTTGAGATGGTACTTTCAGTAATCCTGAATCTCACATAATATCTGTGGAAGatagtgacacaaatatttggataaaagaaagtacaaaaaaagaacaaaaaaacCAGGGCTTCATATATTTAATGACTACCTCTACGTTGAAGTTGTCATTATTTGTTTTGGTTTTACAACCAGAATGAGAAAGCACAATTTTCCGATATTTAATAAAAAGAGTATCAATGTACACCTCTTACAGACCTTATGGGGATGATGAGAGTGTAAAAAACATGTAGAAAAGCAAAGCCAAGTGCTATCAGTCCTAGCTGTTTCCTGCACAGCATCCAGCGATCCAACCAGTCAGGAAAACGCCTAAAACAAGCAAACTTTAAATTGTAGGATTGAAATATATTGGAAATAATATGATCGGGCACTGAATTACAGTTCACCCATCCTTATTGTATTCCTTACCTGTACTTGGTTCCTCTGTAGAGCTGAAGGTAGGCAG
This genomic window from Pseudochaenichthys georgianus chromosome 16, fPseGeo1.2, whole genome shotgun sequence contains:
- the LOC117460562 gene encoding metalloreductase STEAP4-like isoform X2, giving the protein MAAADLTAVAPCLGELRENYDFLEALAPQLNGKVLVDVSNNLKKNLYPESNAEYLQRLIPGADVVKAFNTLSAWSLQNGPSDANRQVYLCGNSVQAKQAVEEMATKLGFAALDRGSLSAAGELEDFPLQLFPEWRLPLRVAVGLTAFFFFYLLMRDVVYTYVEKRKDISFRIMVSLANKVFPIVSLIMLALCYLPGVIAAYLQLYRGTKYRRFPDWLDRWMLCRKQLGLIALGFAFLHVFYTLIIPIRYYVRFRITESTISKIRENRTSVFDTTTAWRADSFYSMGILGFGLFVLLGISSLPSVSNALSWREFSFIQSKLGYLTVFFCTLHTYLYGWDKFLYLSSYKWFTPPGYLLSLVVPSVLIVLKLLLLLPCVDRSLTRIRQGWERTDPEDGSVKALLT